A DNA window from Gemmatimonadaceae bacterium contains the following coding sequences:
- the aroF gene encoding 3-deoxy-7-phosphoheptulonate synthase has protein sequence MLVVMQATATSADIERVCTAIVEMGFQPLPMPGAQRTTVGLVGNDRRVDGSHIEALPGVAEIIYVSSPFKQVSREWRSENTLVAIAPGVTFGGTEVPVIAGPCSVESEKQILQAATLVRAAGAVALRGGAFKPRSSPYSFQGLGKKGLKLLQRAKEETGLAIVTEAMDDEGARHVAEYSDCIQIGARNMQNYSLLKTVGKLRKPVMLKRGMAATVQELLLSAEYILAEGNDQVILCERGVRTWDPSSRNMFDLNAIPAVQKLSHLPMIADPSHGTGVRDRVGPMARAALAAGADGLLIEVHPDPNRALSDGAQSLFPQQFSDLMDELRTIAAAIGRQIAAMPPR, from the coding sequence ATGCTCGTCGTCATGCAGGCCACCGCGACATCGGCAGACATTGAACGCGTCTGCACCGCCATCGTCGAGATGGGCTTCCAGCCCCTCCCGATGCCGGGCGCGCAGCGCACGACCGTCGGCCTGGTGGGCAACGATCGGCGCGTCGACGGTTCGCACATCGAGGCGCTGCCGGGCGTCGCGGAGATCATCTACGTCTCGAGCCCGTTCAAGCAGGTCTCGCGCGAGTGGCGCAGCGAGAACACGCTGGTGGCCATCGCGCCCGGGGTGACCTTCGGCGGCACCGAGGTCCCGGTCATCGCCGGCCCCTGCTCGGTGGAGAGCGAGAAGCAGATCCTGCAGGCGGCCACGCTGGTGCGCGCGGCGGGCGCCGTGGCGCTGCGCGGCGGCGCCTTCAAGCCGCGGTCGTCGCCGTACTCGTTCCAGGGGCTGGGCAAGAAGGGGCTCAAGCTGCTCCAGCGCGCCAAGGAGGAGACGGGGCTGGCCATCGTCACCGAGGCCATGGACGACGAAGGGGCCCGGCACGTCGCGGAGTACTCCGACTGCATCCAGATCGGTGCGCGCAACATGCAGAACTACTCCCTGCTCAAGACGGTCGGCAAGCTGCGCAAGCCGGTGATGCTCAAGCGCGGCATGGCCGCCACCGTGCAGGAGCTGCTGCTCAGCGCCGAGTACATCCTGGCCGAGGGCAATGACCAGGTCATCCTGTGCGAGCGCGGCGTGCGTACGTGGGACCCGTCGTCGCGCAACATGTTCGACCTGAACGCGATTCCGGCGGTGCAGAAGCTGTCGCACCTGCCGATGATCGCCGACCCGAGCCACGGCACCGGCGTGCGCGACCGCGTGGGACCGATGGCGCGCGCCGCCTTGGCCGCGGGCGCGGACGGGTTGCTCATCGAGGTGCATCCCGACCCGAACCGGGCGTTGAGTGACGGCGCCCAGTCGTTGTTCCCGCAGCAGTTCAGCGACCTGATGGACGAGCTCAGGACGATTGCCGCGGCGATCGGCCGGCAGATCGCCGCCATGCCGCCGCGGTAA
- the smc gene encoding chromosome segregation protein SMC, which translates to MRLTRLELHGFKSFADPTDLSFNPGVTAIVGPNGCGKSNVSDAVRWVLGEQRARLLRGAKMEEVIFQGSSARKPVNIAEVSLHFSNEEGVLPIAYREVVITRRLSRSGESEYLLNRTPCRLRDIHDLLRGTGLAADVGVVIESKMIDALLSDRPDDRRELFEEAAGVGLYRDRRRSTERRLEETSADLARLDDLINEVGSQVRSLARQRKKAERHTEVMKRRRSVELTLAEREMASWMDELSRLDGELAALRERVPEGEQRVRTAELSRDAAHAARAAADTSRQERTRVATQLRESQQLLQREVAVAEERHQNALARRERAEQERSEGAAFGDRLRNEWDAARAEEAQCEAAVREAAESLQRAVAAEEETRGGVAAARDALGLADAAVREARDRIHRIQLEREGAEREAGEVAQRNVILAGERERLAEQLQLAEREFAVAAEALAVAQGAAGQATGSLDEARALARRLGEQEAAARADLRRVEEEHTGLQGKLSALEGLERERVGLAPAAARLLREREQFGEGAVLGPLSDFIGADAAAAALVERFLGATVHAVVVRDRAVADAVRHWHARTTPGALLLLPLDALTVADEGSDGEELAGRVQAEGPVRAWVRALLGRVRSMDEGTAFVDARGAVWLPGTGTGAGPLRRKAELFQLRADLQTIGARREAALSALQRVHADVVAAEGAAAAAAHADSLAQQEAQRASSVAAERERTVQRLERDVAEAEALAQRLAARQAELSARAAEGAARIEQENEALAFAEQRAIEAREALGVAEARQDAAREARSTAQVTHAQAEARRQVATEREERLAFEQAGAAARLEALTQELAAIDAADDELARQMTAWRDDLAGRTQSLASAEQALEDAEANVRAADAALGAAEHELDAARRDGTLAAETLHQAELRHTELGGKRAAIRERLEAEWRKPLEELLADYVALDVEDDALRAEAEQLRAQLEALGPVNELAIEEHDETVKRLEFLTTQRADLSDAQKALREAIREIDTTAREMFLKTFAEVREHFHRIFMTLFGGGECDLRLENPEMPLDCDIEIHASPRGKRTQRIHLLSSGERALVALSLLFGIFLTKPSPFCLLDEVDAPLDDQNVGRFVKMLNEFKVNTQFIVITHNPRTTTEAADAVYGVTMQEPGVSSLVSVRMSGQPVDEGAPEETPVS; encoded by the coding sequence GTGCGATTGACCAGACTCGAGCTGCACGGCTTCAAGTCGTTCGCGGACCCCACGGACCTGTCGTTCAATCCGGGGGTCACCGCGATCGTCGGCCCCAACGGCTGCGGCAAGTCCAACGTCTCGGACGCCGTGCGCTGGGTGCTCGGCGAGCAGCGCGCGCGGCTGCTGCGCGGCGCCAAGATGGAGGAAGTCATCTTCCAGGGGTCGTCGGCGCGCAAGCCGGTCAACATCGCCGAGGTCTCGCTGCACTTCTCCAACGAGGAGGGCGTGCTCCCCATCGCGTACCGCGAAGTGGTGATCACGCGCCGGCTCTCGCGCTCGGGAGAGAGCGAGTACCTGCTCAACCGCACGCCGTGCCGCCTGCGCGACATCCACGACCTGCTGCGCGGCACGGGGCTCGCCGCCGACGTGGGGGTGGTGATCGAGAGCAAGATGATCGACGCGCTGCTCAGCGATCGTCCCGATGACCGGCGTGAATTGTTCGAGGAAGCCGCGGGCGTGGGGCTGTATCGCGATCGCCGCCGCTCCACCGAGCGCCGCCTCGAGGAGACGTCGGCCGACCTGGCGCGCCTGGACGACCTCATCAACGAGGTCGGCAGCCAGGTGCGTTCGCTCGCGCGCCAGCGGAAGAAGGCGGAGCGCCACACCGAGGTGATGAAGCGCCGCCGGTCGGTGGAGCTCACGCTCGCCGAGCGGGAGATGGCGTCGTGGATGGACGAGCTGTCGCGACTCGACGGCGAACTCGCGGCGCTGCGCGAACGCGTCCCCGAGGGCGAGCAGCGCGTGCGCACCGCCGAGCTGTCGCGCGATGCGGCGCACGCGGCGCGCGCGGCGGCCGATACGTCGCGGCAGGAACGCACGCGCGTCGCCACGCAGCTGCGCGAGTCGCAGCAGCTGCTGCAGCGCGAGGTGGCCGTGGCCGAGGAGCGCCACCAGAACGCCCTGGCGCGCCGCGAGCGCGCCGAGCAGGAGCGCAGCGAGGGGGCCGCGTTCGGCGACCGCCTGCGCAATGAGTGGGATGCCGCCCGCGCCGAGGAGGCGCAGTGCGAAGCCGCGGTGCGCGAGGCGGCCGAGTCGCTGCAGCGCGCCGTCGCGGCCGAGGAAGAGACGCGCGGTGGCGTGGCGGCGGCGCGTGATGCGCTGGGGCTCGCCGATGCCGCCGTGCGTGAGGCGCGCGATCGCATCCATCGCATCCAGCTCGAGCGCGAAGGCGCCGAGCGTGAGGCCGGCGAAGTCGCCCAGCGCAATGTGATCCTGGCCGGCGAACGCGAGCGGCTCGCCGAGCAGCTGCAGCTGGCCGAGCGCGAATTTGCCGTGGCCGCCGAGGCGCTCGCCGTCGCGCAAGGCGCCGCCGGGCAGGCCACGGGCTCGCTCGACGAGGCGCGGGCGCTCGCCCGCCGACTCGGCGAGCAGGAAGCCGCGGCGCGTGCCGACCTTCGCCGCGTGGAAGAGGAACACACCGGTCTCCAGGGCAAGCTGAGCGCCCTCGAAGGACTCGAACGCGAGCGCGTCGGCCTCGCTCCCGCGGCCGCGCGCCTGCTGCGCGAGCGCGAGCAGTTCGGCGAGGGGGCGGTGCTGGGACCGCTCTCCGACTTCATCGGCGCCGACGCCGCGGCCGCGGCGCTCGTGGAGCGCTTCCTGGGCGCCACGGTGCACGCGGTGGTCGTCCGCGACCGCGCGGTCGCCGATGCCGTGCGCCACTGGCACGCGCGCACCACGCCGGGAGCGCTGCTGCTCCTTCCGCTCGACGCGCTCACCGTCGCCGACGAAGGGTCGGATGGCGAGGAGCTCGCGGGACGCGTGCAGGCCGAAGGACCGGTGCGCGCCTGGGTGCGCGCGCTGCTCGGCAGGGTGCGCAGCATGGACGAGGGAACCGCCTTCGTGGATGCGCGCGGCGCCGTCTGGCTGCCGGGTACCGGCACCGGGGCGGGTCCGCTGCGCCGCAAGGCCGAGCTGTTCCAGCTGCGTGCCGACCTGCAGACCATCGGCGCCCGCCGCGAGGCGGCGCTGTCCGCCCTGCAGCGGGTGCACGCCGACGTCGTGGCCGCGGAGGGCGCGGCGGCCGCCGCGGCGCACGCCGACAGTCTCGCGCAGCAGGAGGCCCAGCGCGCTTCATCGGTTGCGGCTGAGCGGGAACGCACCGTGCAGCGGTTGGAGCGCGATGTCGCCGAGGCCGAGGCGCTGGCCCAGCGGCTCGCGGCGCGCCAGGCCGAGCTGTCGGCTCGCGCGGCCGAAGGGGCGGCGCGCATCGAGCAGGAGAACGAGGCGCTCGCGTTCGCCGAGCAGCGCGCGATCGAGGCGCGCGAAGCGCTTGGCGTCGCCGAGGCGCGCCAGGATGCGGCGCGCGAGGCGCGCTCCACCGCGCAGGTGACACACGCGCAGGCCGAGGCGCGCCGGCAGGTGGCCACCGAGCGCGAGGAACGTCTGGCCTTCGAGCAGGCCGGCGCGGCCGCGCGGCTCGAGGCGCTCACGCAGGAACTCGCGGCCATCGACGCCGCCGATGATGAACTGGCCCGCCAGATGACCGCCTGGCGCGACGACCTCGCGGGGCGCACGCAGTCGCTCGCATCGGCCGAACAGGCGCTCGAGGATGCCGAGGCGAACGTGCGCGCGGCGGACGCGGCGCTCGGGGCCGCCGAGCACGAGCTCGACGCCGCGCGGCGCGACGGCACGCTCGCGGCGGAGACGCTGCACCAGGCGGAGCTGCGCCACACGGAGCTCGGCGGCAAGCGGGCGGCGATTCGCGAACGCCTCGAGGCGGAGTGGCGCAAGCCGCTGGAGGAATTGCTCGCCGACTACGTGGCGCTGGACGTCGAGGACGACGCGCTGCGCGCCGAAGCCGAGCAGCTGCGCGCGCAGCTCGAGGCGCTTGGCCCGGTGAACGAGCTCGCCATCGAGGAGCACGACGAGACCGTCAAGCGCCTCGAGTTCCTGACGACGCAGCGGGCCGACCTGTCGGATGCGCAGAAGGCGCTGCGCGAGGCCATTCGCGAGATCGACACGACGGCGCGCGAGATGTTCCTCAAGACGTTCGCCGAGGTGCGCGAGCACTTCCATCGCATTTTCATGACGCTGTTCGGCGGCGGCGAGTGCGACCTGCGGCTCGAGAACCCGGAGATGCCGCTCGACTGCGACATCGAGATTCACGCGTCGCCGCGCGGCAAGCGCACGCAGCGCATTCACCTGCTCTCGAGCGGCGAGCGCGCGTTGGTGGCGCTGTCGCTGCTCTTCGGCATCTTCCTGACCAAGCCCAGCCCGTTCTGCCTGCTCGACGAAGTGGACGCGCCGCTCGACGACCAGAATGTCGGCCGCTTCGTGAAGATGCTGAACGAGTTCAAGGTGAACACGCAGTTCATCGTCATCACGCACAACCCGCGCACCACCACCGAGGCCGCCGACGCCGTGTACGGCGTCACCATGCAGGAGCCGGGCGTGTCGTCGCTGGTGAGCGTGCGCATGTCGGGACAGCCGGTGGACGAGGGCGCGCCGGAGGAAACCCCGGTCTCGTGA
- a CDS encoding S41 family peptidase, whose translation MRRNRLIITLLVLAAGAIAGGWLVQRALRRTARPTVGGARLLAAVMERVRDSYVDSLAVDELWRMAAIGLVDELGDPNSTYLPPDRLKRLTEATSGLYSGVGIQADRREGYVVVLAVRPNSPAEHAGVQAGDRLIEVEGQSMRGWTMEEARNAMRGPPRTRLRLVVERGTARIPFDLERGEIHVPSISRAFVLDGGVGYVLLSTFSDSARQELTRTVDSLGAAGARSLILDLRSNPGGLLNQGVAIADLFLDKGQEIVEVRQRGQKRQMVFVDSAEQRWPRLPVAVVVNGGTASAAEIVAGALQDHDRALVLGRTSYGKGSAQNVFELEGGSGLKLTTARWFTPSGRSISRPVRADDGAPRVVNDRPERPVFKTDAGRKVFGGGGISPDLQAGDSVPPLGERAFVVALGAGAPRFREAMKDFAATEVRRGALRDTLFTVTPAMRDALWALAVRRGVEVPRVMYDDAAALVDRQLGNELARQAFGLPYAGRRITRNDKVVQRAAELLRKVTEPKQLLEKIPAGDTAPK comes from the coding sequence GTGCGCCGCAACCGCCTCATCATCACCCTACTGGTCCTTGCCGCCGGCGCGATCGCCGGGGGCTGGCTGGTGCAACGCGCGCTGCGGCGCACCGCGCGTCCGACGGTCGGCGGCGCACGCCTGCTCGCGGCGGTGATGGAGCGCGTGCGCGACAGCTATGTCGATTCCCTGGCGGTGGACGAACTCTGGCGCATGGCCGCCATCGGCCTCGTGGACGAGCTGGGCGATCCCAACAGCACATATCTCCCGCCCGACCGCCTGAAGCGCCTCACCGAGGCGACGTCAGGGTTGTACAGCGGCGTCGGCATCCAGGCGGACCGGCGCGAAGGCTACGTGGTGGTGCTCGCGGTCCGGCCCAACTCTCCCGCCGAGCATGCGGGGGTGCAGGCGGGCGACCGACTGATCGAGGTGGAAGGGCAGTCGATGCGCGGATGGACGATGGAAGAGGCGCGCAATGCGATGCGCGGCCCGCCGCGCACGCGGTTGCGCCTGGTGGTGGAGCGGGGGACGGCGCGCATTCCGTTCGACCTGGAGCGCGGCGAGATTCACGTCCCCTCGATATCGCGCGCCTTCGTGCTCGACGGCGGCGTGGGTTACGTGCTGCTCTCGACGTTCAGCGATTCGGCGCGCCAGGAATTGACCCGCACGGTCGATTCGCTGGGCGCCGCCGGCGCCCGCTCGCTGATACTGGACCTGCGCAGCAATCCGGGCGGCCTGCTGAACCAGGGCGTGGCCATCGCCGACCTGTTCCTCGACAAGGGGCAGGAGATCGTCGAGGTGCGCCAGCGCGGACAGAAGCGCCAGATGGTCTTCGTGGACAGCGCGGAGCAGCGCTGGCCGCGGCTGCCGGTTGCCGTGGTGGTGAACGGCGGCACGGCGAGCGCGGCCGAGATCGTGGCCGGCGCCCTGCAGGATCATGACCGCGCGCTCGTGCTCGGGCGCACCTCGTACGGCAAGGGAAGCGCGCAGAATGTCTTCGAGCTCGAGGGCGGCAGCGGGCTGAAGCTGACCACGGCGCGCTGGTTCACGCCGTCGGGGCGCAGCATCAGCCGTCCGGTGCGCGCGGACGACGGCGCGCCGCGCGTCGTGAACGACCGGCCGGAGCGCCCGGTCTTCAAGACCGATGCGGGACGCAAGGTCTTCGGCGGCGGCGGCATCTCGCCGGACCTGCAGGCGGGCGATAGTGTGCCGCCGCTCGGGGAACGCGCCTTCGTCGTCGCGCTCGGGGCGGGGGCGCCCAGGTTCCGCGAGGCCATGAAGGACTTCGCGGCGACGGAGGTGCGGCGCGGCGCACTGCGCGACACGCTGTTCACCGTCACGCCGGCGATGCGCGACGCGCTCTGGGCCCTGGCGGTCCGCCGGGGCGTGGAGGTGCCGCGCGTGATGTACGATGACGCCGCGGCGCTGGTGGACCGTCAACTGGGCAACGAACTCGCGCGGCAGGCGTTCGGCCTGCCCTACGCCGGCCGCCGGATCACGCGGAACGACAAGGTGGTGCAGCGCGCCGCCGAACTGCTGCGCAAGGTGACGGAGCCGAAGCAGCTGCTGGAGAAGATTCCGGCGGGTGATACGGCACCAAAATGA
- a CDS encoding YlbF family regulator: MLSERAVDLGRLIGQSDEYKAVRRANDALGADADAMALLRRMEELRREAATMMDGGEQPTAEMERELEQLLGQVQVNPLYQRMIVAQENFDKIMMQVNQWILDGIKKGATSGIITLG; the protein is encoded by the coding sequence ATGCTGAGTGAGCGCGCCGTGGACCTGGGCCGCCTGATCGGACAGAGTGACGAGTACAAGGCCGTGCGACGGGCCAATGACGCGCTGGGCGCGGACGCCGACGCCATGGCGTTGCTGCGCCGGATGGAAGAGCTGCGGCGCGAGGCCGCGACGATGATGGATGGCGGCGAACAGCCGACGGCCGAGATGGAGCGCGAGCTCGAGCAGCTGCTGGGCCAGGTGCAGGTGAATCCGCTGTACCAGCGCATGATTGTCGCGCAGGAGAACTTCGACAAGATCATGATGCAGGTGAACCAGTGGATCCTCGACGGGATCAAGAAGGGCGCGACCAGCGGCATCATCACGCTCGGGTGA
- the tmk gene encoding dTMP kinase, whose translation MPGRLVVFEGGEGAGKTTQLERLALRLGRHGAQVRTLREPGGTPVGDEIRALLLRPGALIPPRTEALLFMASRAALVGEQVRPALERGDIVLLDRFFLSTYAYQVGGRGLPEDEVREANRFATGGLVPDVTVLLTLAADVGLTRAAQRGSADRMEQAERAFHDRVESAFARFADPSWQAAHPECGPIVAVSADGEMDTVEERVWQVVASACPEVQG comes from the coding sequence GTGCCCGGTCGGCTGGTGGTGTTCGAGGGAGGTGAAGGCGCGGGCAAGACGACGCAGCTCGAGCGGCTGGCGTTGCGCCTGGGCCGGCACGGCGCGCAGGTGCGCACGCTGCGCGAGCCGGGCGGCACGCCGGTCGGCGACGAGATCCGCGCGCTGCTGCTGCGCCCCGGCGCGCTGATCCCCCCGCGCACCGAAGCGCTGCTCTTCATGGCCTCGCGCGCCGCGCTGGTCGGCGAGCAGGTGCGTCCGGCGCTCGAGCGCGGCGACATCGTCCTGCTCGACCGGTTCTTCCTGAGCACGTACGCCTATCAGGTCGGGGGCCGCGGGCTCCCCGAGGACGAGGTGCGTGAGGCCAACCGGTTCGCGACGGGCGGCCTCGTCCCGGATGTCACGGTGCTGCTGACGCTCGCGGCGGACGTCGGGCTCACGCGCGCGGCACAGCGCGGATCGGCCGACCGCATGGAGCAGGCCGAGCGCGCCTTCCATGACCGGGTCGAGTCGGCGTTCGCGCGTTTCGCCGATCCGTCGTGGCAGGCCGCGCATCCGGAGTGCGGACCGATCGTCGCCGTTTCCGCGGATGGCGAAATGGACACCGTCGAGGAGCGGGTCTGGCAGGTGGTTGCGTCCGCGTGTCCCGAGGTGCAGGGTTGA
- a CDS encoding outer membrane lipoprotein carrier protein LolA yields the protein MRHVAEQDVRARRVRRALGACRVLAAVAILLTASASRAAAQSRSDTAAAMTLYREAVARFAGAKTMRAGFEQTLVSPVIKTPRLSRGELMQRPPDRFAFRFTDPAGDVVVSDGAALWVYLPSTAKGQVLKLPREVGGAFDVVARLLANPGDRMQVRVVPERDRVGGDVVTAFVLTPRADGAPFQSARVWIGADRLLRQIEIEEPGGLRRRMRFTDMRLGVALPKRAFVFDVPDGVRVIDQAALMGPGAPRRP from the coding sequence ATGCGGCACGTCGCCGAACAGGACGTGAGGGCGCGTCGCGTGCGGCGCGCCCTCGGTGCGTGCCGCGTCCTCGCGGCGGTCGCCATCCTGCTGACGGCCAGCGCATCGCGCGCCGCGGCGCAGTCCCGCAGCGACACCGCCGCCGCGATGACGCTCTATCGCGAGGCCGTCGCCAGGTTTGCCGGCGCGAAGACCATGCGCGCCGGCTTCGAGCAGACGCTGGTCAGCCCGGTCATCAAGACGCCGCGCCTCTCGCGCGGTGAACTGATGCAGCGTCCACCCGATCGCTTCGCCTTTCGCTTCACCGACCCCGCCGGTGACGTGGTCGTCTCCGATGGCGCGGCGCTTTGGGTCTACCTGCCCAGCACCGCCAAGGGACAGGTGCTCAAGCTGCCGCGCGAAGTGGGCGGCGCCTTCGACGTCGTCGCGCGCCTGCTGGCGAATCCGGGCGATCGCATGCAGGTGCGCGTCGTCCCGGAGCGCGACCGGGTGGGCGGCGACGTCGTGACCGCGTTCGTGCTCACCCCGCGCGCGGACGGCGCGCCATTCCAGAGCGCCAGGGTCTGGATCGGCGCCGACCGGCTCCTGCGCCAGATCGAGATCGAGGAGCCGGGCGGTCTCCGCCGGCGCATGCGCTTCACCGACATGCGACTGGGCGTCGCGCTGCCGAAGCGCGCGTTTGTCTTCGACGTGCCGGACGGCGTGCGCGTCATCGATCAGGCGGCGCTGATGGGACCGGGCGCCCCGCGCCGCCCCTGA
- a CDS encoding penicillin acylase family protein has protein sequence MRFRTALATVALPVLAASAHAQSSAPELWRQVEIIRTTTGVPHVRAENLKAAGYALGWLMLEDYGPRTALGVLRSSGRMGLVFGRDSMETDFLERITRARAVESYVKLEPATREVYEGFAAGLNRYIALHPAEYPAAFPTDFTGYDILAGDMGGPAYGSVRRFLSKLDPAQFPPERGRFGASPSEGDAESEWTRDNVGSNAWAFAPSRTKSGKAILLRNPHLVWTSGYYEAHVTVPGVLDFYGDFRIGGPLTLIGGFNAHLGWATTNNNQRLQEFYALDADPANADHYLIDGTSVPLRRELVTVLYRNGAGLSSETREFWFTNAGPVIHRANGKIYVLKTANDGEYRNGEQFLRLMRAASLDEWKTAMRLRARGTSNYTYADRAGNILMVWNATLPLLPHPSGGDTVATPVSRTSDMWTQYVPWDSLPQFLNPKGGYTHQENSSPHFTNMREPVDTTNKYPGFEKPSLSLRSQLGWQIVGGTNKVTLEDVVRMKHTYRMLLADRVKPDLITAVKATNPTGEVAAALALIEKWDNTAAPDSRGAMLFETWWMRYGAALPDSLRYTKAWTSADPTRTPYGLSQPAKAAEAFAWAVTETARRHGSYDVAWGEVHRVRRGPVDVPVGGCGGALGCFRVLNFARDPDGKLSANGGDGWVLAVEFGDTPRAYSALAYGNSSRPESPWYSTQAELFAKGDLKPVAWTAADVEKAAVVRYRPGELK, from the coding sequence ATGCGCTTTCGCACCGCCCTCGCCACCGTCGCCCTCCCTGTGCTCGCCGCGAGCGCCCACGCACAGTCCAGCGCGCCCGAACTCTGGCGCCAGGTTGAGATCATCCGCACCACCACGGGCGTCCCGCACGTCCGCGCCGAGAACCTGAAGGCCGCCGGCTACGCGCTCGGCTGGCTGATGCTCGAGGATTACGGCCCGCGCACCGCGCTCGGCGTGCTGCGCTCTTCGGGGCGCATGGGGCTCGTCTTCGGCCGCGACAGCATGGAGACCGACTTCCTCGAGCGCATCACCCGCGCGCGCGCCGTGGAGAGCTACGTGAAGCTCGAGCCGGCCACGCGCGAGGTGTACGAAGGCTTCGCCGCCGGGCTCAACCGGTACATCGCGCTGCACCCGGCGGAGTATCCCGCGGCCTTCCCGACCGACTTCACCGGCTACGACATTCTCGCCGGCGACATGGGCGGCCCCGCCTACGGCTCGGTGCGCCGCTTCCTTTCGAAGCTCGACCCGGCGCAGTTCCCGCCCGAGCGCGGCCGTTTCGGCGCGTCGCCGAGCGAGGGCGATGCCGAGTCCGAATGGACGCGCGACAACGTGGGCTCCAATGCGTGGGCGTTCGCGCCCAGCCGCACCAAGAGCGGCAAGGCAATCCTCCTGCGCAATCCGCACCTCGTCTGGACCTCCGGTTACTACGAGGCGCACGTCACCGTTCCCGGTGTGCTCGACTTCTACGGCGATTTTCGCATCGGCGGGCCGCTCACCCTCATCGGCGGCTTCAACGCGCACCTTGGCTGGGCCACCACCAACAACAACCAGCGGCTCCAGGAGTTCTACGCCCTCGACGCCGACCCGGCGAACGCCGACCACTATCTCATCGACGGCACGTCGGTCCCGCTGCGCCGGGAGCTCGTCACCGTGCTCTACCGCAACGGCGCCGGCCTCTCGTCGGAGACGCGGGAGTTCTGGTTCACGAACGCCGGCCCCGTGATCCACCGCGCGAACGGCAAGATCTACGTCCTCAAGACGGCCAACGACGGGGAGTATCGCAACGGCGAGCAGTTCCTGCGGCTCATGCGCGCCGCGTCGCTGGACGAGTGGAAGACGGCCATGCGGCTGCGCGCGCGCGGCACGTCGAACTACACGTATGCCGACCGCGCCGGCAACATCCTGATGGTGTGGAACGCGACGCTCCCCCTGCTTCCGCATCCGTCGGGCGGCGACACCGTGGCGACGCCGGTGTCGCGCACCAGCGACATGTGGACGCAGTACGTCCCGTGGGACTCGCTGCCGCAGTTCCTCAACCCCAAGGGCGGCTACACGCACCAGGAGAACAGCTCGCCGCATTTCACCAACATGCGCGAGCCGGTGGACACGACCAACAAGTATCCGGGCTTCGAGAAGCCGTCGCTCTCGCTGCGCAGCCAGCTCGGGTGGCAGATCGTGGGCGGCACCAACAAGGTGACGCTCGAGGACGTCGTGCGGATGAAGCACACGTACCGCATGCTGCTCGCGGACCGCGTGAAGCCCGACCTGATCACCGCGGTGAAGGCCACCAACCCGACCGGCGAGGTGGCGGCGGCGCTCGCGCTGATCGAGAAGTGGGACAACACCGCGGCGCCCGACTCGCGCGGCGCGATGCTCTTCGAGACGTGGTGGATGCGGTACGGCGCGGCCCTTCCCGACTCGCTGCGGTACACCAAGGCGTGGACGTCGGCCGACCCGACGCGCACCCCGTACGGCCTCTCGCAGCCCGCCAAGGCGGCCGAGGCCTTCGCGTGGGCGGTGACCGAGACCGCCCGCCGTCACGGATCGTATGACGTGGCGTGGGGCGAGGTGCATCGCGTGCGCCGCGGCCCGGTGGATGTCCCCGTCGGCGGCTGCGGCGGCGCGCTCGGCTGTTTCCGCGTGCTCAACTTCGCGCGCGATCCCGACGGCAAGCTGTCGGCCAATGGCGGCGACGGCTGGGTGCTCGCCGTGGAGTTCGGCGACACGCCGCGCGCCTATTCCGCGCTCGCCTACGGCAACAGTTCGCGCCCCGAGTCGCCGTGGTACTCCACGCAGGCCGAGCTCTTCGCGAAGGGTGACCTCAAGCCGGTCGCCTGGACGGCGGCGGATGTCGAGAAGGCGGCGGTGGTCAGGTACCGGCCGGGGGAACTGAAATAG